The Equus quagga isolate Etosha38 chromosome 10, UCLA_HA_Equagga_1.0, whole genome shotgun sequence genome includes a region encoding these proteins:
- the P2RY4 gene encoding P2Y purinoceptor 4, whose translation MANAESSSPTALGLTTDPGTSEVELDCQFDEEFKFILLPVSYAVVFVLGLGLNAPTLWLFLFRLRPWDATATYMFHLALSDTFYVLSLPTLIYYYAARNHWPFGPGLCKFIRFLFYWNLYCSILFLTCISVHRYLGICHPLQALRWGCSHFASLLCLAVWLVVASCLVPNLFFVTTSTKGDTILCHDTTRPEEFDHYVYFSSAIMGLLFGVPCLVTLVCYGLMARRLYRPLPGAAQSSSRLRSLRTIAVALTVFAVCFVPFHITRTIYYMARLLEADCQVLNIVNVVYKVTRPLASANSCLDPVLYLLTGNKYRRQLWQLCSRGGPRPPMAASSLALVSLPEDSSCRWTATP comes from the coding sequence ATGGCCAATGCAGAGTCCTCGTCGCCCACAGCCCTAGGCCTGACCACAGATCCTGGCACAAGTGAGGTGGAGCTGGACTGCCAGTTTGATGAGGAGTTCAAGTTCATCCTGCTGCCTGTAAGCTACGCAGTTGTCTTTGTGCTGGGCCTAGGCCTCAATGCCCCTACCCTCTGGCTCTTCCTCTTTCGCCTCCGACCCTGGGATGCAACGGCCACCTACATGTTCCACCTGGCCTTGTCAGACACTTTCTATGTGCTGTCGCTGCCCACCCTCATCTACTATTATGCAGCCCGCAACCACTGGCCCTTTGGCCCTGGGCTCTGCAAGTTCATCCGCTTTCTCTTCTATTGGAACCTCTACTGCAGCATCCTTTTCCTCACCTGCATCAGTGTACACCGCTACCTGGGCATCTGCCACCCGCTGCAGGCACTACGCTGGGGCTGTTCACACTTTGCAAGCCTTCTTTGCCTGGCAGTTTGGTTGGTCGTAGCCAGCTGCCTTGTACCCAACCTGTTCTTTGTCACAACCAGCACCAAGGGGGACACCATCCTGTGCCATGACACCACTCGGCCTGAGGAATTTGACCACTATGTGTACTTCAGCTCAGCAATCATGGGGCTGCTCTTTGGCGTGCCCTGCCTGGTCACTCTTGTCTGCTATGGGCTCATGGCCCGGCGCCTGTATCGGCCCTTGCCAGGGGCTGCCCAGTCATCTTCTCGTCTGCGTTCTCTCCGCACCATTGCTGTGGCGCTGACTGTCTTTGCTGTCTGCTTTGTGCCTTTCCACATCACCCGCACCATTTATTACATGGCAAGGCTGTTGGAAGCTGACTGCCAGGTGCTGAACATTGTCAACGTGGTCTACAAAGTGACTCGGCCCCTGGCCAGTGCCAACAGCTGCCTGGATCCTGTGCTCTACCTGCTCACTGGGAACAAGTATCGACGTCAGCTCTGGCAGCTCTGCAGTCGTGGCGGCCCCCGGCCCCCCatggctgcctcctccctggcaCTGGTGTCCCTGCCTGAGGATAGCAGCTGCAGGTGGACAGCCACCCCCTAG
- the AWAT1 gene encoding acyl-CoA wax alcohol acyltransferase 1 isoform X1 translates to MPYFKQPKHFQTLTVVQWPLSYIVLFWILQPLFLYLLLTSLWLIPALYFIWLFLDWKTPERGGRRSAWVRNWCIWTHFRDYFPITMLKTKDLSPKHNYLMGVHPHGVLTFGAFCNFCTEATGFSKIFPGITPHLATLSWFFKIPLIRDYIMAKGVCSVSQSAIDHLLSHGTGNLVGIVVGGVGEALQSVPNTTTLILQKRKGFVRTALQHGAHLVPTFSFGETEIFDQVLFHKDSRMHKFQNCFRRIFGFYFCMIYGRGFRQGSTGILPYPLPIITVVGEPLPVPKIENPSQEMVDKYHALYVDALHKLFEQHKTQYGYSETQKLLFL, encoded by the exons ATGCCTTATTTCAAGCAGCCTAAGCACTTCCAGACTCTAACAGTTGTGCAGTGGCCCTTGAGCTACATTGTCTTGT TTTGGATCTTGCAGCCATTGTTCCTTTACCTGCTGCTTACATCCCTGTGGCTGATACCAGCCCTTTACTTTATCTGGCTTTTCCTGGACTGGAAGACCCCAGAACGAG GTGGCAGGCGTTCGGCCTGGGTAAGGAACTGGTGTATTTGGACCCACTTCAGGGACTATTTCCCCATTACA ATGCTGAAGACTAAAGACCTGTCACCTAAGCACAACTACCTCATGGGTGTTCACCCCCATGGCGTCTTGACCTTTGGCGCCTTCTGCAACTTCTGCACTGAGGCCACAGGCTTCTCGAAGATCTTTCCAGGCATCACTCCCCACTTGGCCACACTGTCCTGGTTCTTCAAGATCCCCCTTATTAGAGACTACATCATGGCCAAAG GTGTGTGCTCTGTGAGTCAGTCAGCTATTGATCACCTGCTGAGCCACGGCACTGGCAACCTCGTGGGCATTGtagtgggaggggtgggagaggccCTGCAAAGTGTGCCCAACACCACCACCCTCATCCTCCAGAAGCGCAAGGGGTTTGTGCGCACAGCGCTCCAGCATGG GGCTCATCTGGTTCCCACCTTCAGTTTTGGAGAAACCGAGATCTTTGATCAGGTGCTGTTCCATAAAGACAGCAGGATGCATAAGTTCCAGAACTGCTTCCGCCGTAtctttggtttctatttttgCATGATCTATGGTCGAGGCTTCCGCCAAGGCTCCACTGGGATCCTGCCATACCCATTGCCTATCATCACTGTAG TTGGGGAGCCTCTGCCAGTGCCCAAAATTGAAAATCCAAGCCAGGAGATGGTGGACAAATACCATGCACTCTATGTGGATGCCCTGCACAAACTGTTTGAGCAGCATAAAACTCAGTATGGCTACTCAGAGACCCAAAAGCTGCTTTTCCTGTGA
- the AWAT1 gene encoding acyl-CoA wax alcohol acyltransferase 1 isoform X2: MPYFKQPKHFQTLTVVQWPLSYIVLFWILQPLFLYLLLTSLWLIPALYFIWLFLDWKTPERGGRRSAWVRNWCIWTHFRDYFPITMLKTKDLSPKHNYLMGVHPHGVLTFGAFCNFCTEATGFSKIFPGITPHLATLSWFFKIPLIRDYIMAKGVCSVSQSAIDHLLSHGTGNLVGIVVGGVGEALQSVPNTTTLILQKRKGFVRTALQHGAHLVPTFSFGETEIFDQVLFHKDSRMHKFQNCFRRIFGFYFCMIYGRGFRQGSTGILPYPLPIITVALFTIVKT, encoded by the exons ATGCCTTATTTCAAGCAGCCTAAGCACTTCCAGACTCTAACAGTTGTGCAGTGGCCCTTGAGCTACATTGTCTTGT TTTGGATCTTGCAGCCATTGTTCCTTTACCTGCTGCTTACATCCCTGTGGCTGATACCAGCCCTTTACTTTATCTGGCTTTTCCTGGACTGGAAGACCCCAGAACGAG GTGGCAGGCGTTCGGCCTGGGTAAGGAACTGGTGTATTTGGACCCACTTCAGGGACTATTTCCCCATTACA ATGCTGAAGACTAAAGACCTGTCACCTAAGCACAACTACCTCATGGGTGTTCACCCCCATGGCGTCTTGACCTTTGGCGCCTTCTGCAACTTCTGCACTGAGGCCACAGGCTTCTCGAAGATCTTTCCAGGCATCACTCCCCACTTGGCCACACTGTCCTGGTTCTTCAAGATCCCCCTTATTAGAGACTACATCATGGCCAAAG GTGTGTGCTCTGTGAGTCAGTCAGCTATTGATCACCTGCTGAGCCACGGCACTGGCAACCTCGTGGGCATTGtagtgggaggggtgggagaggccCTGCAAAGTGTGCCCAACACCACCACCCTCATCCTCCAGAAGCGCAAGGGGTTTGTGCGCACAGCGCTCCAGCATGG GGCTCATCTGGTTCCCACCTTCAGTTTTGGAGAAACCGAGATCTTTGATCAGGTGCTGTTCCATAAAGACAGCAGGATGCATAAGTTCCAGAACTGCTTCCGCCGTAtctttggtttctatttttgCATGATCTATGGTCGAGGCTTCCGCCAAGGCTCCACTGGGATCCTGCCATACCCATTGCCTATCATCACTGTAG cattattcacaatagtcaagacatag